A region of the Leucobacter komagatae genome:
TCGTTCATGAAATCACTCATCTGATTCCCAAGTGTACGGTGTGGGGCTCTCACAGGCACGGTTGTTCGCTGCGGGCGCGCTTTGCCCGTGAACGCTGGGATACTTGACAGCGTGAACCAGCACTACTTCTCAGAGACACCGGCCGGCGATTTCACTCCCCGCGAGATCGAGGTCGAGCTGGCGGGGGCCGCGCGACGCGTGCTCACCGCGGGCGGCGTCTTCAGCCCCGAGCACCTTGATCAGGGCACCGCGACGCTGCTCTCGGCACTCCCGGGTCTCACCGAGCTCGATGTCGTCGCTGACGCGACCGACGTGCTGCCCGACGCCGCCCCCATCCTCGACGTCGGCTGTGGTTGGGGGCCGATCGCGCTCGCGGCGGCTCTTGAGCACACCGATCGCGAGGTCTGGGCGATCGACGTGAACGAGCGGTCGCGCGAACTCACGAGGCGTAACGCCGAGCTGCTGGGCCTCGCAAACGTGCGCGTCGCCGCCCCCGAAGAGGTGCCGGCCGATCTCGCGTTCGCGGAGATCCGCTCGAACCCGCCGATTCGGGTGGGTAAGGAGGCGCTGCACGGCATCCTCACCGCGTGGCTGCCGCGGCTCGTACCCGGCGGCGCGGCGTACCTCGTCGTTGCGAAGCACCTCGGGGCAGACTCGCTGCAGCGGTGGATCGCGGAGTCGTTCGACGGTTTCGAGGTCGATCGCGCAGCGCGGAAGAAGGGCTTCCACGTGATTCGGGCGATCAGGGACTGACCTCGCCGCTGCCCCTGCTGCGCGGGAGCCTGTGTGTCGCCTACGCGGCGTATGATGCAGCTCAGAGGACCACCTGGGAAGGGGGCGAGCATGCCGCGTACTTCGCGCCCGAGCGCCCCACTCGCAACGCTTCGCGAAGCCGAACTTGACGAAGCGTGCCTCGCGCTCGCTGAGCCCGGGGCAGTCCTGCTCCTTGTCGGGGAAGCAGGGGCGGGCAAGCACGTGCTCGCCCAGCAGGCGATTCAACGCGAGATCGTCGGAGGAGGCGTCGCGAGCAGCCCGACGGTAGTGGCGCTCAACGCCTCGACGACGGTTCAGCAGATCCCGTTCGCGCTGCTCCGAGGGGTGCTCCCCCAAGCTGATGTTGCTGCCCCCGCTGACATTCCGGATGCGGCGGCTGGCTATGCCGCCGCCGTCGCCGCGTGGCCCGGAAGAGCGCCCGGGACGATCTTTCTCGTTGACGACGCCGACAGCGCCGACGATCTCACCCTCCAGGTCATCGCGGCGCTCGCCGGCGAACCAAACTATCGCGTGGTCGTCACCGCCCGCAGCCTCGCCGCGCTTCCCTTACCAATCTCGCAACTCCTCCGAGAGAAGCCCGCGACGATCATCGAACTCCCGCCGCTCGATCATGATCAGTCTGCGGGGCTCGCGTGCCATCTGCTCGCCCCGCACGCCGTGGAGGCTGAGACCATCAGCCGCCTTCACCGCGCGAGCGGCGGCAACCCGCTCTTCCTCACCGAACTCGTCGCGAGCCTGCAGCGGTCTGGCGCGCTCACTCGGTTCGACGACCTTGTGAGTTGGACGTCCGACGCCGATGCCCCGGCGTCGCTCCCCGAGTTCCTCGTACGTGAGCTCTCGCGCACCTCCCCTACGACGAGGTCGGCGCTCCTCACCGTCGCCCTCGCCGAGCCTATCCCCGCCGCAACGCTCGCAGACCTTGGCGACATCGCGACGCCCGACGCGATCGACACCCTCCTCCACCACCGCGTGCTGCGTGAGGATCTCGCGCCCGACGGCTCTGCGCTGCTGCGTACGAGCAACCAGCTCATCGGCGATACCGTGCGGCAGGCGATCCCGGCCGGGCAGCGCATCAGGCTGCTCCGTCGAATCTCCGAGACGCTCCCCGCCGAGCTTGAACACGCGCCCGCCGAGACACTGCTGCGCGGCGCGGTCGTCCTCCTTGACGCGGGCCGGCTCCCACCGACCCCGATCATGTGGCGCGCGCTCAACCTCGCGACAGCGACGAACAACTATAGGCTCGCTGTCCGCATCGGTCGGTTGCTCGGCGGCGACCAGAGCCTGAGCGAGCGCGACCGCCTTGAGGCGACGACGGCGCGACTCACGGCAGCCCGGTTCTCCGGCGTCCCTGAGTTCCTCAACGAACCCGATTTGCTCCGGGCCCCCGCGCCCGAGAGCGGGTGGGCGAGGTCGCGCGACGGCGACCTCGCGACGATCCTCCCCGCGCCCGGGGACTCGGCCGACACTATCCTCTCTCGCATTCGACTCGGGCTCGCGCGCGCCGACGTGCTCCTATACCGAGACGACGATGTCGCTGGGGCGCGAGCGATCCTCGATCACCTGCGCAGCGTCCATTCCGACCCCGGCTCCGTCGCGCACGAGCTTGTCGTCAGCGGATCGTACGTTCGGCTCGCCTACGCGGGTGACTTCGCCGCAGCGCGTGCGCTCCGCGAGCTGCCCGGAGCGCCGCGGCGCGCTCCGGGCGCGATCCCGATCGCCGGGGCCGACATCCTCATCTCGAGCCAATCTGGCGACCTCCGCGCGAGCCGCGCGACCGCCCGGCATTCCCTGCCCGCCGCGCTGTCGCGAGCAGCTGAGTACCCCACTGCCGGGGGTGAGATCTTTGGGGCGCTGTTCATGAGCGAGGTTCTCCACGGCCAGGTCACGAGCGCGGCTCGACTGCACCACGCGCTGCTGCGCAGTGTCGAGCACCCGACCGCCGCGTACCGAGAGGGCACAGGGCTCATCGGGGTGATCACGGGAACGCTCGCACTCGTCGAGGGCCGGTGGGTCGACGCGACCGCGGAGCTCGGGGCGTCGGTCGAGGCGCTCAACCATTCGGATGGCACCGGTTTCCTTCCCGTCGCGCTCGCCGCTCGCGCCCACGCCCTCGCTGCTGGAGGCCGCGCGGCCGAGGCCGCAGAGACCCTCTCTCAACTCGAACACACGTCGCTGCGGGCGAGCCGAGTGTTCGAGGGGCCGATCAGGCTGGCATCGGTTATGGCACGCCTCTGGCTCGAGGACCCGGCCGCCCGGGACGCCGCGGAGCTTCTCGCGGACTGGGCCGGTGAACGCGGTCTTGCCCTCATCGAGCTGCGTGCGCTCCAGCTCGCAAGCCTCACACCCGACCCAGTCTCCCCCGCCTTGATCACGCGGGCCGAGCTGCTCCGCGACCGGATCGATACCCGCTTCGCCGGTGCGCTCGCGACCGTCGTGCGTGAGCGCGCGGCGGGCGGGCCCGTGGTCGACACTCCTGCTGTTCGCAGGCTCGCGCGGCACGGCGTGCTGGCACCGTTGCGCTGGCGAGTGCAGC
Encoded here:
- a CDS encoding helix-turn-helix transcriptional regulator; its protein translation is MPRTSRPSAPLATLREAELDEACLALAEPGAVLLLVGEAGAGKHVLAQQAIQREIVGGGVASSPTVVALNASTTVQQIPFALLRGVLPQADVAAPADIPDAAAGYAAAVAAWPGRAPGTIFLVDDADSADDLTLQVIAALAGEPNYRVVVTARSLAALPLPISQLLREKPATIIELPPLDHDQSAGLACHLLAPHAVEAETISRLHRASGGNPLFLTELVASLQRSGALTRFDDLVSWTSDADAPASLPEFLVRELSRTSPTTRSALLTVALAEPIPAATLADLGDIATPDAIDTLLHHRVLREDLAPDGSALLRTSNQLIGDTVRQAIPAGQRIRLLRRISETLPAELEHAPAETLLRGAVVLLDAGRLPPTPIMWRALNLATATNNYRLAVRIGRLLGGDQSLSERDRLEATTARLTAARFSGVPEFLNEPDLLRAPAPESGWARSRDGDLATILPAPGDSADTILSRIRLGLARADVLLYRDDDVAGARAILDHLRSVHSDPGSVAHELVVSGSYVRLAYAGDFAAARALRELPGAPRRAPGAIPIAGADILISSQSGDLRASRATARHSLPAALSRAAEYPTAGGEIFGALFMSEVLHGQVTSAARLHHALLRSVEHPTAAYREGTGLIGVITGTLALVEGRWVDATAELGASVEALNHSDGTGFLPVALAARAHALAAGGRAAEAAETLSQLEHTSLRASRVFEGPIRLASVMARLWLEDPAARDAAELLADWAGERGLALIELRALQLASLTPDPVSPALITRAELLRDRIDTRFAGALATVVRERAAGGPVVDTPAVRRLARHGVLAPLRWRVQLTPREREIAGLAVLGYQTKRIAAKLRISTRTVEAHLARVFTKLGVNDREGLSLHLEQRGSLWEPTRSTVFPEDVTGDFTVEEGEE
- a CDS encoding class I SAM-dependent methyltransferase, which codes for MNQHYFSETPAGDFTPREIEVELAGAARRVLTAGGVFSPEHLDQGTATLLSALPGLTELDVVADATDVLPDAAPILDVGCGWGPIALAAALEHTDREVWAIDVNERSRELTRRNAELLGLANVRVAAPEEVPADLAFAEIRSNPPIRVGKEALHGILTAWLPRLVPGGAAYLVVAKHLGADSLQRWIAESFDGFEVDRAARKKGFHVIRAIRD